From a single Cyclobacterium marinum DSM 745 genomic region:
- a CDS encoding HNH endonuclease, with translation MKEISEKKVLVLNLDHSPVGVVNVHKGFVLTYLEKATLLVKYDYLQIRSIDHVFDYPAVIRLNHYKNIPYKGVLLNRNNLFKRDKYTCQYCGSEKDLTLDHVIPKSKGGKTSWKNLITACHRCNTIKGNKTPEEAGMPLVSFPFKPNLSYFLAEYAERHATEWIPFLAIKEV, from the coding sequence ATGAAGGAGATATCAGAAAAGAAAGTGCTTGTCCTGAACTTAGATCATTCACCTGTAGGGGTAGTCAATGTACACAAAGGTTTTGTGTTGACTTATCTAGAAAAAGCCACTTTACTGGTAAAGTACGATTACCTTCAAATAAGGTCAATTGACCATGTTTTTGATTATCCTGCAGTTATTCGGCTCAATCATTACAAAAACATCCCTTACAAAGGGGTTTTGCTGAACAGAAACAATCTTTTTAAGCGGGATAAATATACTTGTCAGTATTGTGGGTCTGAGAAAGACCTGACATTGGATCATGTGATACCCAAGAGCAAGGGAGGTAAAACTTCTTGGAAAAACCTTATTACTGCTTGCCACCGCTGCAATACCATTAAGGGCAATAAAACTCCTGAAGAAGCAGGTATGCCGCTTGTGAGCTTTCCTTTTAAACCAAATCTTTCCTATTTTCTTGCTGAATATGCAGAGCGACATGCCACGGAATGGATACCTTTTCTAGCCATAAAGGAGGTTTAA
- a CDS encoding cryptochrome/photolyase family protein produces the protein MDKVTLFWFRRDLRLSDNIGLFTAYENEKNVLPLFIFDENILEKLENKNDARVQFIHNQVKKLHSALKDYDSSILVKIGKPLAIFEALTKAYAIQNVYTNRDYEPYARDRDEKIEQFLAEKDIPFYDFKDQVIFEKDEITNNSGSYYKVFTPYSKSWLQKLKQTTLTPVDLDGRKKSFYKTQPFPLPSLKDLGFKTSENSIPPLEIDEKLIRAYDKNRDFPARQGTSRLGIHLRFGTISIRRLVSEAHELNDTYLNELIWREFYMMILYHNPALVDTSFKEKYDRIRWDNNEELFQKWCEGKTGYPLVDAGMRELNTTGYMHNRVRMLTASFLTKHLLIDWRWGEAYFASKLLDYELASNNGGWQWAAGTGTDAQPYFRIFNPESQMKKFDKDKKYIKKWIPEYGSSAYPKPIVEHKQARERALETYKKALDGE, from the coding sequence ATGGATAAAGTTACTCTATTTTGGTTTAGAAGAGACCTTAGGCTTTCGGATAATATTGGGCTCTTTACGGCCTATGAAAACGAGAAAAATGTGTTGCCTCTTTTTATTTTTGATGAAAACATCCTTGAAAAACTTGAAAACAAAAATGATGCAAGGGTTCAATTCATCCATAATCAGGTTAAAAAACTTCATTCAGCGCTTAAGGATTATGACAGCTCGATTCTTGTAAAAATAGGCAAACCCCTTGCTATTTTTGAAGCTTTGACGAAAGCTTACGCTATCCAAAATGTTTACACCAACCGAGATTATGAGCCTTATGCCCGAGATAGGGATGAGAAGATTGAGCAATTTTTAGCTGAAAAAGACATCCCTTTTTATGATTTTAAGGATCAAGTAATCTTTGAAAAAGACGAAATCACCAATAATTCGGGCAGCTATTACAAGGTTTTTACCCCTTACAGTAAGAGCTGGCTACAAAAATTAAAGCAAACGACATTAACGCCTGTGGATCTGGATGGAAGAAAAAAGTCCTTTTATAAGACCCAACCCTTTCCTCTCCCCAGCCTGAAAGATCTAGGCTTTAAGACGAGTGAAAATAGCATTCCTCCATTAGAGATTGATGAAAAATTGATTCGTGCATATGACAAAAATCGGGATTTCCCTGCTCGGCAAGGTACAAGTAGGCTCGGGATTCACCTGCGGTTTGGTACGATTAGTATACGACGTTTGGTGAGCGAAGCTCACGAGCTTAATGACACTTATCTCAATGAATTAATTTGGCGGGAATTTTACATGATGATCCTCTACCATAACCCTGCGTTAGTTGACACTTCTTTTAAGGAAAAGTATGACAGGATTCGGTGGGATAATAATGAGGAATTATTCCAAAAATGGTGCGAAGGGAAAACAGGCTACCCTTTGGTGGATGCTGGCATGCGCGAACTGAATACCACCGGATACATGCACAATAGAGTAAGAATGCTTACGGCCAGTTTTTTAACCAAGCACCTTTTGATAGACTGGCGTTGGGGAGAGGCCTATTTTGCAAGTAAGTTACTGGATTATGAATTGGCTTCAAACAATGGTGGCTGGCAATGGGCCGCTGGCACAGGAACAGACGCCCAACCCTATTTTCGGATTTTTAATCCGGAATCCCAAATGAAAAAGTTTGACAAAGATAAAAAATACATAAAAAAATGGATTCCCGAATACGGATCGTCAGCCTACCCGAAGCCGATTGTTGAACATAAACAGGCAAGAGAACGGGCCTTAGAAACTTATAAAAAAGCTTTAGATGGAGAATAG
- the tsaD gene encoding tRNA (adenosine(37)-N6)-threonylcarbamoyltransferase complex transferase subunit TsaD, with translation MSCNILAIESSCDETSASVISDGKILNNIVATQSVHEKYGGVVPELASRAHQQHLIPVVAEAIKSSGIAKSELDAIAFTRGPGLMGALLVGVSFAKSFAYALDKPIIEVNHMEAHVLAHFIDAPKPSFPFICLTVSGGHTQLVLVKSALSMEVLGETKDDAVGEAFDKISKILGLPYPGGPYLDKLAAKGNPLAYPFPVSEMKGLSFSFSGIKTAVLYFLKENIKKDPNFIENNLEDICASVQHTLIKMLMQKLVKATKEQGIKEVAIAGGVSANSGLRQTIADAAKKYRWNVYLPKLEYCTDNAAMVAMAAHFKYQEGLFTDLNVSPLAKLKIGNHG, from the coding sequence ATGAGTTGTAATATATTAGCAATAGAATCCTCTTGTGATGAAACGTCAGCATCAGTGATTTCTGATGGCAAAATACTTAATAATATTGTCGCCACGCAATCTGTACATGAGAAATATGGTGGAGTTGTACCGGAATTGGCCTCTAGAGCGCATCAGCAGCATCTTATACCGGTTGTTGCTGAAGCAATTAAATCCTCGGGAATCGCTAAATCTGAGTTAGACGCCATTGCTTTTACCCGTGGCCCGGGATTGATGGGGGCTTTATTGGTAGGAGTTTCTTTTGCCAAGTCCTTTGCCTATGCCTTGGATAAACCAATTATTGAAGTGAACCACATGGAAGCCCATGTCTTGGCCCATTTTATTGATGCGCCAAAACCCTCCTTTCCTTTTATCTGTTTAACCGTTAGTGGAGGACATACACAGCTAGTATTGGTAAAAAGTGCTTTGTCCATGGAGGTTTTGGGAGAAACGAAGGACGATGCAGTTGGCGAAGCTTTTGATAAAATTTCTAAAATTTTAGGTTTACCCTACCCCGGGGGGCCATACTTGGATAAATTAGCTGCCAAAGGAAATCCGTTGGCTTATCCTTTTCCGGTATCAGAAATGAAAGGACTCTCTTTTTCCTTTAGTGGCATAAAAACTGCGGTGCTTTATTTCCTTAAAGAAAACATAAAGAAGGATCCCAACTTCATTGAGAACAACTTGGAGGATATATGTGCTTCTGTGCAACACACATTAATAAAAATGTTGATGCAAAAACTCGTAAAAGCCACCAAAGAACAGGGAATAAAAGAAGTGGCGATTGCCGGAGGGGTCTCAGCCAATTCAGGCCTTAGGCAAACAATTGCGGATGCCGCAAAAAAATACCGCTGGAATGTCTACCTTCCCAAATTAGAATATTGTACAGACAATGCGGCCATGGTGGCCATGGCGGCGCATTTTAAGTACCAGGAAGGTTTGTTTACAGATTTGAACGTCAGTCCGTTGGCAAAATTGAAAATTGGAAATCATGGCTAA
- a CDS encoding aminotransferase class V-fold PLP-dependent enzyme produces the protein MISRRKLIKRLASLPVLGGMAGSTTLLAESLPSATEAVAKRDLIKELGLRTFINAAGNYTSMTASLMPPEVMETINMASKKYVLLNDVQDKVGEKIAKLCHAEGAMVTAGCWSALVLGMAGVLTGKDAKKAAKLPFLEGTGMKSEVILQKSHANGYHHALTNTGVKLIFIETKEELEAAINEKTAMMWFLNREAPVGKIKHEEWVAIAKKHGIPTMNDIAADVPPVENLWRFNDMGFDLVAISGGKAMAGPQSAGILMGKKHLIEAARISAPPRGGNIGRGQKVNKEEILGMYMALETFINRDHDKIWETWENRVALIDGAIAVIPGISTEVVIPEVANHNPSLKISWEGTQHDFSAKDLGADLRDGDPSIETIDWEEPKSLRLTVFMLEKGQDKIVAKKLKEALTKRTA, from the coding sequence ATGATATCAAGAAGGAAATTAATTAAGCGCCTGGCCTCTCTTCCTGTTTTGGGAGGAATGGCAGGAAGTACTACATTATTGGCTGAATCTTTACCATCTGCTACAGAAGCCGTAGCCAAGAGAGATTTAATTAAAGAATTAGGTTTAAGAACCTTTATCAACGCTGCCGGAAATTACACATCCATGACGGCTTCTTTAATGCCACCGGAAGTAATGGAGACCATTAATATGGCTTCCAAAAAATATGTATTACTAAACGATGTACAAGACAAAGTCGGTGAAAAAATTGCCAAACTATGTCATGCAGAGGGCGCAATGGTTACGGCCGGTTGCTGGTCTGCCTTGGTTTTAGGGATGGCCGGAGTATTGACAGGGAAAGATGCCAAAAAGGCGGCAAAACTCCCGTTTTTGGAGGGTACAGGAATGAAATCAGAAGTTATCCTTCAGAAAAGTCATGCCAATGGATACCACCATGCACTGACCAACACCGGAGTAAAGCTGATATTTATTGAAACGAAAGAAGAATTAGAAGCAGCCATCAACGAAAAAACTGCCATGATGTGGTTTTTAAACAGAGAGGCTCCAGTAGGAAAAATCAAACACGAAGAATGGGTTGCAATCGCTAAAAAGCATGGCATCCCAACCATGAATGACATTGCTGCGGATGTTCCTCCGGTAGAGAATTTATGGAGATTCAATGACATGGGGTTTGACTTAGTAGCCATCTCCGGAGGTAAGGCCATGGCCGGGCCACAGAGTGCGGGAATTTTGATGGGTAAAAAACACTTGATTGAAGCAGCTAGAATTAGTGCTCCACCTAGAGGAGGGAATATTGGTCGTGGACAGAAGGTTAATAAGGAAGAAATTTTGGGCATGTATATGGCCTTGGAAACTTTCATCAACAGAGACCATGACAAAATCTGGGAAACTTGGGAAAACAGGGTCGCATTGATTGACGGGGCCATTGCCGTCATCCCGGGGATCAGCACCGAAGTGGTGATTCCGGAAGTAGCCAATCACAACCCATCCCTAAAAATTTCTTGGGAAGGGACTCAGCATGATTTTTCTGCCAAAGATCTGGGGGCTGATCTGAGAGATGGAGACCCTTCCATCGAAACTATCGATTGGGAAGAACCAAAAAGCCTGAGACTGACCGTTTTTATGTTAGAAAAAGGTCAAGATAAAATTGTAGCCAAAAAGTTAAAAGAGGCCTTAACAAAAAGAACTGCCTAA
- a CDS encoding NlpC/P60 family protein, giving the protein MQNETFKEWHSNPTFGICRLSLLSVYEKPVSDAGLSTQILFGELYEVVVVSDDGQWLKIEGLEFIGSGWILASQHHPLTKEAFEFFAKSPRQIVSQGIGEIKLKDATMFLLPGSQLHAGQNEIFEWEDSIKFKGNSRPFEKKANRQEIKKIGLSFLHAPYLSGGRSIFGLNGSSWINLLFKIGGIVFPNELGSLGHIEGTQDVSEIDVGDVIIFGTQSGMPFQVGLFIGEGTLLWVKEKVKFGAFDPEKWSITNNRLKNSVQLLTVKKLVG; this is encoded by the coding sequence ATGCAAAACGAGACCTTCAAAGAATGGCATTCTAATCCTACTTTTGGTATCTGTAGGCTTTCGCTCCTCAGTGTTTATGAGAAACCTGTGAGTGATGCCGGGTTAAGTACCCAAATACTTTTTGGTGAGTTGTATGAAGTTGTTGTGGTAAGTGATGATGGACAGTGGTTAAAAATTGAAGGTTTAGAATTTATTGGCTCAGGTTGGATTCTTGCTTCCCAACATCATCCCCTTACGAAAGAAGCATTCGAATTTTTTGCAAAATCCCCCCGTCAAATAGTTTCCCAAGGGATAGGGGAAATAAAGTTGAAAGACGCTACCATGTTTCTATTGCCCGGTAGTCAGCTACATGCCGGACAGAATGAAATCTTTGAGTGGGAAGATTCAATAAAATTTAAGGGAAATAGTAGGCCTTTTGAAAAGAAGGCCAATAGGCAGGAAATTAAAAAAATAGGCTTAAGTTTTCTTCATGCCCCTTATCTATCCGGGGGCAGAAGCATTTTTGGTTTAAATGGATCTTCCTGGATTAACTTGCTTTTTAAAATAGGTGGGATAGTCTTCCCGAATGAACTTGGTTCACTAGGGCATATAGAAGGAACGCAGGATGTTTCTGAAATTGATGTAGGAGATGTAATTATTTTTGGCACCCAAAGTGGCATGCCATTTCAGGTGGGTTTATTTATTGGTGAGGGCACATTGCTTTGGGTCAAAGAAAAAGTAAAGTTCGGGGCTTTTGATCCGGAAAAATGGAGCATAACCAATAATCGCTTGAAAAACAGTGTTCAATTGCTAACCGTAAAAAAACTAGTAGGTTGA
- a CDS encoding YdcF family protein gives MLNKTQPAITTEIKTLAKVLWDYHQLNDTLKKADAIFVLGSHDTRVAERGAQLWLEGMADYLILSGGLGNFTLGVWEETEADKFAKIALNMGVSEARIIVENKSTNTGENIRFTQKILKEKGLDFHRFIIVQKPYMERRSYATFKKNWPEKSVTVTSPKISFENYPNEEISMAIVIQSMVGDLQRIKAYPKLGFQIEQEIPQEVWQAFEQLVKLGFNQHLIKE, from the coding sequence ATGCTCAATAAAACACAACCTGCAATTACCACAGAGATTAAAACTTTGGCGAAGGTGCTATGGGATTATCACCAATTAAATGATACCTTAAAAAAAGCTGATGCCATTTTTGTTTTAGGTAGTCATGACACCAGAGTGGCGGAGCGAGGAGCACAATTATGGCTGGAAGGCATGGCAGACTATTTAATACTTTCAGGTGGTTTAGGAAATTTTACATTAGGCGTATGGGAAGAAACTGAGGCGGATAAATTCGCAAAAATCGCGTTGAATATGGGAGTGTCAGAAGCCCGCATTATTGTAGAAAACAAGTCAACCAATACCGGTGAAAATATCCGGTTTACTCAAAAAATTCTTAAAGAAAAGGGGCTTGACTTTCATCGATTTATTATCGTCCAAAAACCTTATATGGAAAGAAGGTCATATGCGACCTTTAAAAAGAACTGGCCGGAAAAATCCGTTACGGTTACAAGTCCCAAAATTAGTTTTGAAAACTATCCCAATGAAGAAATTTCAATGGCCATTGTGATTCAGTCAATGGTGGGGGATTTGCAAAGAATTAAAGCCTATCCAAAGCTTGGTTTTCAAATAGAACAAGAAATCCCTCAGGAAGTTTGGCAGGCTTTCGAACAATTGGTAAAGCTGGGATTCAATCAGCATCTTATAAAAGAATAG
- the smpB gene encoding SsrA-binding protein SmpB — protein MAKKNKFEKIINIKNKKASFEFEFIDKYKAGLVLKGTEIKSIREGKVSLTEAYCYFRNNELFIKQMHIAPYTLAAHFNHDPVRERKLLLQKQELKKLQNKFAEKGLTIVPIRVFINDKGLAKIEVALGKGKKVHDKRHSLKEKDAKRDLQRMAF, from the coding sequence ATGGCTAAAAAGAATAAATTCGAGAAAATAATAAATATTAAAAATAAGAAAGCAAGCTTTGAGTTTGAATTCATCGATAAATACAAAGCAGGGCTTGTACTGAAGGGGACGGAGATTAAGTCAATTCGGGAAGGAAAGGTCTCGCTTACGGAGGCCTATTGCTATTTCCGAAACAATGAATTGTTTATAAAACAAATGCATATAGCACCTTATACGCTGGCCGCTCATTTTAATCATGACCCGGTTAGAGAAAGAAAGCTATTGCTACAAAAACAAGAATTGAAAAAACTGCAAAACAAATTTGCAGAAAAAGGACTTACCATAGTGCCTATTAGGGTATTTATTAATGACAAGGGGCTGGCTAAGATAGAAGTGGCGCTGGGTAAGGGAAAAAAAGTGCATGACAAACGACATTCACTAAAAGAAAAAGATGCAAAACGAGACCTTCAAAGAATGGCATTCTAA
- a CDS encoding translocation/assembly module TamB domain-containing protein — protein sequence MSYLLIFLLTITLLLQIPVLQTYLAGFFTNHISKETGYETEIGRVNIRWWDAISLQEVTIMDLQDSLMMDLEEVYIDFSIKGLMDTEQPGFDEINLKNGNVRILTHADGQGLNISLFLSRLRSIFLPKKEKTNLKASTFTIGYISLMETSLDIVDYTLPPFDIKFDYSDLQFRNLVASATDFYVRRDTVAFDLKHMKGVEANSGMVFQQLQTNFTYSNTGMEFKDLYLKSNQTEIKNYLKFEYDSPTDLRDFNHMVEISAELDEAILDIRDLGYFSDNIPSIDDRLSLSGEINGRVDSIYSDELLLRFGDKSALFGKFNIEGLPTVANTNFELSLINSTVNPDDLYPYATPQARRELNKFGVIRFNSDFEGQLDNFTAQGNFRTEIGRLNGTLNYLQQNGTPTYEGQLEATNLNLGVLMEDPENFQKTSFRGQIKGSGFSVATAIIELDATFSKLGINHYNFQNITTKATFAKDLFAGKMTVNDPNLVMGVDGMLDLRNDKDSANLILDLDTAFLNEINISNQAIFLSGNFELDTKGVSLDDIEGVARFRDILVSYDGRDLFLDYFLFQSLFTDNSRVISLNSDLLVAGISGNFKVKQLGEDLKQLWKDYQAILTNNYSGNKIKPSATEKPYQIDISLDLRDANPILNLIDPMLFISNNTLVEGAFYQTDQNTVFNFFSGIDTIYYGNNYFIDNNIDLNTAKYKNSKEVLASFYVLSKEIQLNSGLNFQNLSAETIWNQSKLDMTFYLDQLLTESYFDIEAEVNLSQDSTLIKFSPSEIKLLNDYWQFEEGNSISLKADETQFDKLKIYHENEYIAADGKINHKPEDKMEIVINELNLDFLNSFGLREYEGIANGMVHLEEGWNKKGMKGNLSIRDIYINKFLVGELEASAFYDDDAINLTIQNIREGQKIIELSGDMGNEEREMALNARFSNARLSVIEPFVADYLTNIDGKLSGSLTVGGSITHPIVEGLGELEGATFRFNYLNTTYQVDGNIIFEPNDISFRGLELRDFNNNVAGLRGGIVHDNFDNFILDLTAQISNFQVMNTSSSDNDLFFGTAFATGDINVFGAANNLELTANARSNANTKIYIPIGESNGQAQEEFINIINLRDTTNHVAFEETVEKLSINNLRMNLNLDITPDAYIEIQIDPKTGENIQGRGRGVFNMDIDTQGNFTMTGNFEIVDALYNFSLYNVINKKFVIEPGGIINWYGDPYAGVMDISAVYEESVSLTSLQTNTTSSTLENSQIKRRFPVKVIMDLEGELLSPDIGFDFDFSEFPEDSELQTTISAFKNRIANDEQEKNRQVFSLIMLRRFSPEGQFNSAGIGFSNLSQLISSQLNNLIAQVDENLEIDFDLLTLDESALESFQLRVAYTFFDGRLRVTRDGGFTDLQGKADLNTIAGDWQAEYLLTENGQYRVRIYNRNNFNTLTALDINNRAPNTYGVSISQNLLFSSLKELFQNFKRNKKNLYINDSDEYLRGEFDINLEEVAPDLFKPDPREAPSVINIIDKENP from the coding sequence ATGAGCTATCTGCTTATATTCCTACTTACCATTACTTTATTGTTACAGATTCCTGTATTGCAAACTTATCTTGCCGGTTTCTTTACCAATCATATTAGCAAAGAAACAGGCTATGAAACAGAAATCGGTCGGGTAAACATCAGATGGTGGGATGCTATCAGTTTGCAGGAAGTAACCATAATGGACCTTCAGGATAGCCTGATGATGGATCTAGAGGAAGTGTACATAGACTTTTCCATTAAAGGTTTGATGGACACAGAACAACCGGGATTTGATGAAATTAACCTTAAAAATGGGAATGTAAGGATCCTTACTCACGCAGATGGACAGGGATTAAATATTTCCTTATTTCTTTCTCGGCTTCGGTCTATTTTCTTGCCCAAAAAGGAAAAAACCAATCTTAAAGCCTCCACTTTTACCATAGGTTATATATCCTTGATGGAAACTTCACTTGATATTGTGGACTATACCCTCCCGCCTTTCGACATAAAATTTGATTATAGTGACCTTCAATTCAGAAATCTGGTAGCCTCTGCCACTGACTTTTATGTGAGAAGAGACACGGTGGCATTTGACCTCAAGCACATGAAAGGAGTTGAGGCCAATTCGGGTATGGTTTTCCAACAATTACAAACTAATTTCACTTACTCCAATACGGGGATGGAGTTCAAAGACCTCTACCTAAAATCTAACCAAACGGAAATAAAAAATTACCTTAAATTCGAGTATGATTCCCCTACAGATTTACGTGACTTTAACCACATGGTGGAAATATCCGCTGAATTAGATGAGGCCATCTTAGACATAAGAGATCTAGGTTATTTTTCTGACAATATCCCCTCAATAGACGATAGGCTTTCGTTAAGTGGAGAAATAAACGGAAGGGTGGATTCCATCTATTCTGATGAGCTACTGCTGAGGTTCGGGGATAAAAGTGCATTGTTTGGAAAATTTAATATTGAAGGCTTACCGACGGTAGCCAATACCAATTTTGAACTTTCATTAATCAATTCCACCGTTAACCCTGACGACCTTTATCCCTATGCCACCCCACAAGCCAGAAGAGAATTAAATAAATTTGGTGTCATTCGCTTCAACTCAGATTTTGAAGGTCAGCTTGATAATTTCACAGCACAAGGTAACTTTCGAACTGAAATCGGAAGACTCAATGGAACGCTTAATTACCTACAGCAAAACGGAACCCCAACCTATGAGGGTCAATTAGAAGCCACAAATTTGAATTTAGGAGTTTTAATGGAAGATCCGGAAAACTTTCAGAAAACAAGTTTTCGAGGACAAATTAAGGGATCAGGTTTTAGTGTAGCTACGGCCATAATTGAATTGGATGCAACCTTTAGCAAATTGGGAATCAACCATTATAATTTTCAAAACATAACCACCAAAGCCACATTTGCAAAGGATCTTTTTGCCGGAAAAATGACAGTAAATGATCCAAACCTGGTGATGGGGGTAGATGGTATGCTAGACCTCAGAAATGACAAGGACTCAGCAAACTTAATTTTGGATCTGGACACGGCATTTTTAAATGAAATAAATATTTCCAATCAAGCTATCTTCCTAAGTGGTAATTTTGAGTTAGACACCAAAGGGGTAAGCCTAGATGACATTGAGGGGGTGGCCAGATTTAGAGACATTTTGGTAAGCTATGATGGCAGGGACTTATTTCTGGATTATTTTCTTTTCCAATCTCTATTCACAGACAATTCCAGGGTAATCTCTCTTAACTCAGACCTATTAGTGGCCGGAATCAGCGGGAATTTTAAGGTAAAACAACTGGGAGAAGACTTGAAACAATTATGGAAAGATTACCAAGCCATATTAACCAATAATTACTCCGGAAATAAGATAAAACCCTCGGCTACGGAAAAACCTTATCAAATTGACATTTCTCTTGATCTAAGGGATGCAAACCCAATTTTAAATCTGATTGACCCCATGCTCTTCATTTCCAACAATACGCTTGTAGAGGGGGCTTTTTATCAGACAGACCAAAATACAGTATTTAACTTCTTCAGTGGTATTGACACCATCTATTATGGAAACAATTATTTTATCGACAATAATATTGATTTAAATACTGCCAAATACAAAAACAGCAAAGAGGTTTTGGCCTCTTTCTATGTATTGTCTAAAGAGATTCAACTTAATTCCGGCTTAAATTTTCAAAACTTATCAGCAGAAACCATCTGGAACCAGTCCAAACTGGACATGACATTCTATTTAGATCAGCTTCTTACTGAAAGCTATTTTGATATAGAGGCAGAAGTGAACCTTTCTCAGGACAGCACCCTCATCAAATTTTCCCCTTCAGAAATAAAATTGCTCAATGATTATTGGCAGTTTGAGGAAGGAAACAGCATTAGCCTAAAAGCAGATGAAACCCAATTTGACAAACTTAAAATATATCATGAAAATGAATACATAGCCGCCGATGGTAAAATCAATCATAAGCCTGAGGATAAAATGGAAATTGTAATCAATGAATTGAATCTTGATTTTTTAAACTCTTTTGGTCTTAGGGAATATGAAGGGATCGCCAATGGCATGGTCCACCTTGAAGAAGGCTGGAACAAAAAAGGGATGAAGGGGAATTTATCCATAAGAGACATCTACATCAATAAATTTCTGGTAGGAGAATTAGAGGCCAGTGCCTTTTATGACGATGATGCCATCAACCTTACCATTCAAAATATCCGCGAAGGGCAGAAAATCATTGAACTATCCGGAGATATGGGTAATGAAGAAAGAGAAATGGCATTGAATGCTCGTTTCTCTAATGCTCGCCTGTCGGTGATTGAACCTTTTGTAGCCGACTATCTCACAAATATTGACGGGAAGCTCAGCGGAAGCCTCACTGTGGGGGGAAGCATTACCCATCCGATTGTAGAAGGCCTTGGAGAACTCGAGGGAGCTACTTTTAGATTTAACTACCTCAACACCACCTACCAAGTAGATGGAAATATTATTTTTGAGCCAAACGACATTAGTTTCAGAGGATTGGAATTGCGTGACTTTAATAACAATGTTGCCGGCCTGAGAGGAGGAATTGTTCATGACAATTTCGATAATTTCATTCTGGATCTTACGGCTCAGATAAGCAACTTTCAGGTAATGAACACCAGCTCTTCAGACAATGACCTGTTTTTTGGGACAGCTTTTGCTACTGGAGATATTAACGTATTCGGTGCAGCCAATAATTTGGAATTAACAGCCAACGCAAGGTCTAATGCCAATACTAAAATTTACATCCCTATAGGAGAATCAAATGGCCAAGCTCAAGAGGAATTTATAAACATCATTAACCTTAGGGATACCACCAACCATGTAGCGTTTGAAGAAACCGTTGAAAAACTAAGCATCAATAACCTTCGAATGAATTTGAACCTGGACATTACGCCCGATGCCTATATAGAGATTCAAATCGACCCCAAAACAGGCGAGAATATACAGGGCCGTGGCAGAGGCGTATTCAATATGGACATTGATACCCAAGGGAATTTCACCATGACAGGCAATTTTGAAATAGTAGATGCCTTATACAACTTCTCCCTGTACAATGTAATCAACAAAAAGTTTGTTATTGAACCTGGAGGAATTATCAATTGGTATGGAGACCCTTATGCCGGAGTGATGGATATATCTGCCGTGTACGAGGAGAGCGTGTCCCTTACCTCACTCCAAACAAATACAACCAGCTCCACCTTGGAAAACAGCCAGATAAAAAGGCGCTTTCCTGTAAAGGTCATCATGGATCTTGAAGGAGAGTTATTGTCTCCGGACATAGGCTTTGATTTTGATTTTTCTGAATTCCCTGAAGACAGTGAATTGCAAACCACTATCTCCGCTTTTAAAAACAGAATCGCCAATGACGAACAAGAGAAAAACAGACAAGTTTTCTCTTTGATCATGCTTCGTAGATTTTCACCTGAAGGTCAATTCAATAGTGCAGGAATAGGTTTTTCTAACCTCAGTCAACTCATTTCTTCCCAATTGAATAACCTGATTGCCCAAGTAGATGAAAACCTTGAAATCGATTTTGACTTGCTCACCTTAGATGAATCTGCCTTGGAATCTTTTCAACTTAGGGTAGCTTATACCTTTTTTGATGGCCGGTTAAGAGTAACCCGGGATGGTGGATTTACAGATTTGCAGGGTAAAGCTGACTTGAATACTATTGCCGGAGATTGGCAGGCCGAATATCTATTGACAGAAAATGGCCAATACCGTGTAAGAATTTATAACCGAAATAATTTCAATACGCTCACAGCTTTGGATATTAATAATCGTGCTCCAAATACTTACGGGGTATCCATTTCCCAAAACCTCTTGTTTAGCTCATTAAAAGAACTTTTTCAAAACTTTAAAAGAAATAAAAAGAACTTATACATCAATGATTCTGACGAATACCTGAGGGGAGAATTTGACATCAACCTTGAAGAAGTGGCTCCAGATCTATTTAAACCTGATCCCAGGGAAGCTCCTTCTGTAATCAATATTATCGACAAAGAAAATCCTTAA